The Ahaetulla prasina isolate Xishuangbanna chromosome 3, ASM2864084v1, whole genome shotgun sequence genome window below encodes:
- the CHMP4C gene encoding charged multivesicular body protein 4c, whose product MSKIQKFFKGGGGSGYSKGKGKGGPTPQEALARLRETEEMLTKKQEYLEARVAKELALAKKYGTRDKRAALQALKRKKRYEKQLSQIDGTLSTIEFQREALENSHTNTEVFKNMGYAAQAMKKVHENMDLDKIDDMMQDITEQQDIAQEITEALTRRVGDDFDEDELLAELEELEQEELNNKMKNVHLPSVPATPLPSHPASSKKRVEDDDEDMQQLTAWAT is encoded by the exons ATGAGCAAGATCCAGAAGTTTTTCAAGGGCGGCGGCGGGTCTGGCTACTCCAAGGGCAAGGGGAAAGGAGGCCCCACCCCGCAAGAGGCTTTAGCGCGGTTGCGGGAGACGGAAGAAATGCTGACCAAAAAGCAGGAATACCTGGAAGCCAGGGTCGCCAAGGAATTGGCCCTGGCTAAGAAATACGGCACCCGAGACAAGCGAG CTGCACTGCAGgcactgaaaagaaaaaagaggtatGAAAAACAGTTGAGCCAAATTGATGGGACTCTTTCCACTATTGAATTCCAGCGCGAGGCTCTTGAAAATTCCCACACAAATACAGAAGTGTTCAAGAATATGGGCTATGCTGCTCAGGCCATGAAAAAAGTACATGAAAACAT GGATTTGGACAAAATTGATGACATGATGCAAGATATCACTGAGCAACAAGATATTGCCCAAGAAATCACAGAGGCTCTCACAAGAAGAGTTGGCGATGACTTTGATGAG gATGAACTGTTGGCAGAATTAGAAGAACTGGAGCAAGAGGAACTCAATAATAAGATGAAAAATGTTCATTTACCAAGTGTCCCAGCAACCCCATTGCCTTCTCATCCTG CATCTTCAAAGAAGAGGGtggaagatgatgatgaagatatgCAGCAACTGACAGCATGGGCAACTTAA
- the ZFAND1 gene encoding AN1-type zinc finger protein 1 — MAELEIGQHCGVEECKQLDFLPFVCDGCSGVFCIQHRSLSAHGCSEANLKNKNMKLDSHKSFPCMYKDCDGRELVPVLCAYCEKQFCLRHRHQSDHECEKLEIPQARMTVTRQLIKDIVDSKKEATAIKKCRGAKNPETAAKVALMKLKMHACGEKSVPQTNRIYFQVFLPKGSKNKSIPMYFCSKWSIGKAIDSAARLASLKNDNNKTTAKKLRLCHTASGEALPLDHTVESWINSKESPLYNGGNVILEYLDDIELLADTDSYL, encoded by the exons ATGGCGGAATTGGAAATCGGGCAGCATTGTGGGGTTGAAGAGTGTAAACAGCTCG aTTTCCTCCCTTTTGTCTGTGATGGCTGCTCAGGAGTTTTCtg caTTCAGCACAGAAGTCTGTCTGCTCATGGTTGTTCTGAG GCAaatctaaaaaacaaaaatatgaaattgGATTCTCACAAATCATTTCCATGCATGTAtaaagattgtgatggaagagaaCTTGTACCCGTCTTATGTGCTTATTGTGAAAAACAATTTTGCTTAAG GCACCGTCATCAGTCAGACCATGAGTGTGAGAAACTGGAAATCCCTCAGGCTCGTATGACTGTCACTCGGCAACTGATTAAAGATATTGTAG ATTCTAAAAAAGAAGCCACAGCAATTAAAAAATGCAGAGGAGCCAAGAACCCCGAAACAGCTGCGAAAGTGGCCCTGATGAAACTAAAAATGCATGCATGTGGGGAGAAGTCTGTACCGCAG aCAAACAGAATCTATTTCCAAGTATTTTTACCCAAAGGAAGCAAGAATAAAAGTATACCCATGTACTTTTGCAGCAAATGGAGCATTGGCAAAGCGATAGATTCTGCAGCCCGCTTAGCAAGCCTTAAAAATGACAACAACAAAACCACAGCCAAG AAATTAAGACTTTGCCACACAGCATCTGGAGAAGCCCTGCCTTTGGATCACACAGTAGAATCGTGGATAAACTCTAAAGAATCGCCGCTATATAATGGGGGAAATGTGATCCTGGAATATCTTGATGACATTGAACTTTTAGCAGATACAGATTCTTATCTATAG